Genomic DNA from Lactuca sativa cultivar Salinas chromosome 8, Lsat_Salinas_v11, whole genome shotgun sequence:
tttctgaaaaccttgttacgatatctattaCTTTATGCAACCTAATTGAGACTttagaacattttatttttgacgttatttttattatatcaaaaGTAGATTATAATTCCttgacttttaggtcattacattgacttgaaatatcgggttgtcacatcatccccccgttaaagagaATTTCGTCATGAAATTTATTCTAAGATAAGTATTTatggactagggaaaagatgtgggtatttttgtttcatctgatcttcacgctcccaggtgtattcaggccctcgctttgcattccagcggaccatcacaatgggtatgcgactttgtttagttctTTTAATTTCCTTATCCATGATTTCTGCAGGTTCCTCtacgaagtggagactctcgttgatttcgatttcgtctagagggacaatgagggtctcatcggataggcacttctttaaaTTTGACACATGAaaagtaggatgtacgttattgagttcctgcggtaATCGAAGCTTGTATGCTACCAGACCGATCATGGCAAGGATCTTGAATGGTCCGATAAACCTTGGATTTAGTTACCCAtgttttccaaaacgtattaaccccttccagggtgagaccttcaatagtacacggtccccaacctgaaattccaagggcttccgtcttttgtccgcataactcttttgtctgtctcttgaggCTTTTAGTTGTTCCAGTATTTGGACAATCCTTTCTTTCGTTTCTCTTATGATTTCCAGGcctgtgagagtgttgtcaggTAATTGTCCTctagctagttgtgtgtcacccacttcagcccaacacagaggtgaactgcacttgcggccatagagggattTGAATGGAGCAACCtagatgctagtgtgatagctattgttgtacgagaactcgaatagtggtaaatgggtatcccatgccttaccaaaatcgatcacacatgctcttagcatatcttccaaagtttaaatggtcctctcactctgaccgtcagtTTTTGGATgctaagcggtactcatgtctagtctcgtcCACTATCtttgtcggagataatggatattggtacaccatgtagtcgcatAATCTCTCTAATGTATGTTCGAGCtcgtttctccatcttgtcagtttccttgattggtaggaagtgtacggatttggttaatcactactagaaaaacagccttttacgacgcgcaatgcatGTTGTAAACCGCTCAAACGACGTGCAAATGCGTGTCAGGGAAGGCCCTgccataacgagagacgacacgcttttgtgagtcgtctatttacgacgcgcatttacgacacgtatctacgacgctcatttacaacacgcattgcgtgtcaaggaaggacctgtcataaaggaagacgacacgaaTTTGCATGTCATAACCTTACGATGTGCGTTTAGGACAcacattgcgtatcattaaagcccctgtcaaatgaagatgacactcatttgcgtgtcataaaactCAGCAACCATTTACAATATGCATTTACAACGTGCCTTTACGATACtcatttacgcataatacaaataaataaaaacaagtatataccaaaacaaCCAATTTCATCtaataacatcatgtcaaaaaattatAATGCATTGATATTAAGGGGATCCTATTATACATTGTTagtaagaggttttccctaaatataaaacctaatatTGCATTTCTATTAAGAGGCACCTTCTTTTTTCAGATCTCATGTCAAAAGAATTCTCCATATCATTGGTTTGCCACCTGGTGTACTGGGTTGCTGTCCACCGGACGTGGATGGCAAGTAATGACATGAACACTAGTTCCATATTTTGGTTTGTCCATTATAAGAACCTATTGCAAGACACCAACGAAATCCATGAATGATTAGGTATAGCTATGAACACTAGCTGATAACAAACATGGATAAATTTTGAAATTGTCGCCTTTTCACATTGTTGATAGTCCAAAAAGGGAAAACTTTGATAGATAAAAAGTATCAACTGAAAATAGACCTCCTTTTTTGCATATGATCACCTTCAAAGAGAAGTCTGACTTTTCACACTTCCTACTTCTCATATAATCTAAATATGAAGATGCATATAAATTAAATGTACATACTGTCATCCATTTTGAACTTGATTGCATCTTCTGTGAATTTTTTCATCTTGGCATCAAGTTCAACAGTTGCCTCTTCTCCCTTAGTAATGATTCTATCGATATCTTCATCTATGATTGTACTATCCTTTAAACTGAATACCATTTCAGCACCAAACCTCACCATTTGTAACAGCTCATCTTTGTTTATAGCTGCCAAAAAAACGATGACATGTTATTTAAAAGTAATGGAAACTAGTAAAAAGGTGATATGAAGAAATGCTTACTCTTTTGCAGATCGAAAAGAATGCGTTGCATGGAAAAGTGAGACGTCCTTGTAAAATAACCAAAGCATCAAGTTCAAGCTTTTTATAAGCTCTTTCAATGACTTTCTCCTCTATAGTGTATTGTTTATGTTTACAATCAATTAAAATTAGTAACAATCATTTCAACTATCAATCAAATGGAAAGGAAAGCAGCTATAAGGAACCTCAGCGCAAAGTCGGAACACTTGAACTTCTTTCTTCTGCCCAATTCTATGAGCACAATCATGAGCTTGCAAATCCACTTGTGGATTCCTGcaaaattaaatttatattcGAATTAAACAAAACCACcagttttttttaaacaaacaaataaaagtttgttgttatttttttatttaacctTTCTTATAGTTTATTATAGAATCTTACttttgttattttgtttgttATCCCattatttctttctattacaataTTTTAGTATCAACctttttttaatatgtttaaaaatctatataattacaatattttattaaaagcatCAATGGAGGCATCACGGTCTTCACCTCCAGTTAATAAGATATAGACTTGATTAAACCGATACTTTCATGTTGCataacaaatataaatataaatgttagAAGTGCGAACCTGTGAGAATATCAACACCCTTGAAGTCAAAAGCCAAAAGTTGAAATGCTAAATACCTGTGAAATAGCCTGTTTACACAACTGATGAACATTCTTATCATTCATTATAACTCCTGTGAAATGCAACACACATGAAAAATAAGGGCAAAAATGTACAAACTCAAAAAAGTAACACTTACCATCTTCTCTGACAATACCATCATGCCCATATGAAGAATATGGGTCAAGAACAACATCAGTGTAGATGATCTGTTCATGTGATTTCACCAACAggtaaatataaatataactacttttattaaaaactaaaaagaaaatatAGGTTGAATGTAAATTCTTACAAGATCAGGGTACTTGTCTTTAAGCAACCTAATTGTTCGAGGTATTAATCCGGAATCATTATAGGATTCCTCTCTTGTAGGAGTCTAAAGAGGCAAAACACAATCATCATGTaacatttttttcaaatttttcaaagtataaaaaTGCCTGAATAATAATAAATAGATGTTGTTAAATATTACATTTAGCACATTTAAGAAAATATATAGCAACCTTTAATGCATCTGGAACTTTTGGGTAAAGCACAATACTGTTGATCCCAACATCACGGGCCTTTGCCACCTACCCAAGTATACTATTAACATAAAGCTATTTGAAAATAAATGAAATCTCAAAGTAACATCATTGATCCATAGTTAAATCAAGACTTgtcatttatatttaaaaataaatgaaatctCAAAGTAACATGAGGAGGGGTattatcggtattttggggtgaGACACTTTTTGGGTTATGGAGATTAACATGGGAAGGGGTATTATTGGAAGAAAAGCTACTAGGAACAACAGAACACATAAGGTCCTCCATTGGGGACACGCTAAGAGGCATATTAGGGGCAGTATCGGACACTTTAAAACGTCCCTTGAGTCAAACCACAGCTTCTGGTACATCTTCTACTACATTATCTCAATCAAGTCAACAAAGAAGCAGTCAAAGaagattatatataattaagatgagACAAGAAGCCGTTGATCTTCAAGAGTACTATAAAGAAAAACTTTATTAggtatagtttttttttatataaggaATAATAAAGGTTGATCTTCTAATTGAATGTGTATATCACATATGAATTCCATCCAAATAAACACTTCAAATGGAATGTTGGATCATTTTTACTGTTACATAAATTATGTTTTGTAGAATTACTTGTGCACATGACAAGTTAGCACATGAAATTTGTGAATTTTTGGGCTAGTCTGCACTTTTCTATTAAACTGCACTTTTATGCTTGGAATTAAGTTAATCCCTTGGTAAGGATGAAAATAGACTTCCATACCTGATTACAGGTTTTTACCTCATGGGATTTGGAGCCATTATGAACTTTCGAAGTTGATTGATGCAAACAGTGGGCTGCATGGACCAGTCTGCAAAGATTGGTACTTATAACCTTAAATGAATTGGAATTAGGAAAAGTGGTCCAAAGTTTAGTGAAACTAGATACACTAACCTTTCCAGAAAACTAAACTTCAGGGATTTTGGACAATCTGATGTCCTTGTATGAGTTTTATAAGATAGGGACAGATTGCAACAACAGGCTGAAAAATTTCATGACAACATCAAACAAAATGGGATAAACAACTCCCTTAAACTCAGAATCGGGACAGGAAAACAAATAAAAGAGGTAGTAGACATTTATACCTCTCCACAGTGAAAACCCAATTAAAATATTACCAACTCCAGGATTAGACCACACTTTTTTTAAGATAGTATTCTGCACAAGTTAACAAAAACCATTTCATATAAAGCTTTCCGAATGGCAATTTAAAATTTATGTTTATTCCATCCAAAATGCTCAACCTAACACCATTTCCCTATCTATGGCATGAATTACCATTCTACCCTTCTCTTCTTCCTCATTTTTTGCTGCATTTTCAGAAAGAAAATTAACACAAATTTGTATTTGTACTTCAGCCACTGAGCTTTATATTTCAAATGCATTTGAGCCTCTTAAGTCTTAACATAATTTTGGTAAAATGAAATTATTTAAAGGTTTAATCTTTTCTTTCCCACTTCAAAACTGAATCTGATTTGAAATTAAAAAGGGTGAAAATCAGGGTATAAGGGTCGTAAAGCAAGCGCTGCCATTATTTGAAAAGGTGAAGAAGATAATAACATATTAAAATATGATCAAAGTTAATAAGAATGGATTATAAAATTACCACTCAATAATGCATTGGAGATGAAATGCATAATTCCAGGTGGTTATCTGAATGTGGGAAAAGAATATATAACAGTTAgtaattataaaaatatgaattaaTAAGATCAAATGTAATCCAAAATTGCAATTACATGGTATCAAGTTCACAAATAAGAATTAATGTTGGGCATGGTAGTACCCAAtagataacacacacacacacaccatacgCTTAATTAAGTTCCATTAATTAACAACAAAACATCAGCTAGGAAATTGAGACCCTAATTATagtgaaatatataatataataggCATGAAGACACAATGACTTTTACATATTATTGTCTACAGCAAATAACATTTTTATATTACTCATTCCATTTCTTTCATTATTGATCCAAGATCAGAGACAAGAGAAGTGGTAACTTTAATGATTGGTTTAATTGTCCCCATGTTTTTCTTTCAAGTTGCATCATAAAAATGATCAGAAATGAGAAGTTCATATCATAAGATGACTGCATCTTCAACATTTATCACAACATGACCATCTATTTTGCAAAATAATGCTCACAAATTCCCAAAATTACTTTCTCTAACACTTAACACCGAAGAATCAATTTCGAAAAAAAGTACCAAgacaacaaaaaaattaaatttcacGGAATATGATGGTGGGGACCACTGTAGATTCAATTTCGTGCAAAACAAAAAGTATTTTGCCATGTTTTTTCTCCAATTAAGTGTTCATTTTCTGTTAAGTGTTAAAATTATGGTCATTCTATTATCTAATCCatccattttggtcattttgtggTTAAATTTATTTTACcatatatattttttcaattGCTTATTTACATAATCTTTTATTGTTACTTTCCTTAGATTTCACGTTTGTCACTCCTCTCAAAATTGGTAAGATCAAATGCAAATATACCATAAAAGAgaaatatatacatatttttagatCTATAAAGTAAGGAATGGGAATGTGTATGATGTTTTCAGGTATCGAAGAGTGTAATGTCACAGGAAGTAAGAGATTTGTACCATATTTTGGAGCATGAGTTCCCCTTTGGATCTTGCATTAAAAGTACAACCCTTGCTCATGAAAATATCAAAACTTGGGGGTGAAGTTTCTTCAACTTCTTCAGTCCCAAAAATTCAGTTATCTGAATATATCCCTTCACTGAAAAAACTTGCCACACTCAGATTGCTacaataggtgatcgttacattCATCATCATCTCTAGTCTCCTTCAGTTGTATTATTTTTTGACAAAATGAGGAGTTTTTTTATATATGATTTCTGGTTTTGCTAGGTGTTCTAGGTGTATCAGGTAATGAAGATAGAAACTCTAACAGGAATGATAACCCTTTTTCGACTTCTCTGTTATGGAGAAAATATCAACGGATGCTGTAAAACACAATTTTATATCAATGAAAGTTGATCACAGGAAAGGTGTTGTTCTGTTTGGCAGCCAGGTGCTAATTAATCAAAAACTCCATCctctttattatatatttttgttattatatttatgattcGTGATTTTTAAATCATGATGATCTTGTTTAGGGTCTTGAATCTGAAGTTATACGTGATCATCTAAGTGTTCTTGCGGCACCCCTTACAAAGGCAAGATCAATGGTTATTCCCCCCACGTTGAAAGCTTTGAAACATGGGGAGACATTAACCAGTTTGACCGAGACTGTGGATAAGGAACATAAAAGACTTCTTGCTCGCAAATCTATAATTGAGAAACATAAAGAAGAACAAGAAAGAATCATGTTCAATCTCATCACACATAACAATGAACAAGTATCAAAATTTATGCTCAAAATAGTAAATGTGAGCATATGTGTGTGGTGCTCTGTGCGACTCTAAAAAGTATCAGAATGGGATGCACAAGCAGAAAAGTAGGAGAGAATGATGTCGTACCTgagaaaacaaagaaaaagaaggaTAAAAAGGGAGAAAGAACGGATCCTACCTGCGATGTGTAGAGAGTGGAAGAAGGGATCGGGTATGGAGGAGGAAATCACAATTGAAACCCATATGATTTTTCCGGTTAGGGTTTTATAGAGGAGAagatgaaaagtttcaaaatcaaaattaaaggtAAGAATGGAGGAGAAAGAGGAACCTGGATCATGTATTTGACATTCTTGATGGAATCGTTGCTCTCGACCTAGAGAATGATGGTTTTTACGATTAAGGTTTTATCATATGAACGCGAAGCATGAGCACCTGTGACATAAATGATTTGATCTCGATTGATAGAAATACAAAAAATAGCATATCATGACGGCGGTTTTGTTATCGGTGTAGTGCGATAAGAAAGAATTGTTGGATACACTTGGCGGTGCGAGATCGGAGGTTGGGTAGTGGTGCGATGCTGCTATGAAGATGAAggccctagggctttttcttgctaattgGAAGAAGGGGGGTTGATTTTTGGGATCAAACAGGCGGGTGAAATCCGGCCTTAaaacgcgcgtttcattaaaaaattataaagcaaCACActtagatgacacacattttatgaaaggcgtcctccatatttccttttttttattttctgacactaattttagggcacgcacaaatgtctgtcctctatccttcaaattttgcaaaactgacattattttttagggcacgcataaatgcgtgtcctctatcagcgtgtgtcattgtttgcgcgtcattcaAGGGTTGTTTCTAGTAGTGAatctatcgacgatcacccagatggtgtcaagTCCGCCCGCTGTTTTGGGTAAcctggttatgaaatccatggttatccgcttcCACTTCTACTTGGGTATTTaaggttgttgtaacaatcctgagggcttttggtactctactttgactttggcgcaagtcaaacacttgcctaCATAGGCAGCAATTTCGGcattcatgttcggccaccaatacaatttattgagatccaaatacatcttgtctgaaccaggaTGCACGGACtatcgagtcttatgagcctcattcatgacaacgtctctgaatctaccaaactttggtgtccagattcgattcatgaagtaacgaactccgtcacccttgacttcaagatttttatccattccttaagGCTTCGCCAACTACGTTTTCTATTTTCAAGGCTTCCATTTgatcttccttgatttgtgtggacaggtgtgaatggatcgtcaagGTTAAGGACTTCAATcagcggcccgagtattcctttcgactgagagcatcaactactacattggcttttcccggATAATAACGAATCTTGCAATCATAATCGCTCATTAATTCAACCCATCGTCCAtctctcatgttgagttctttttggttgagaatgtgttgaaggctcttatgatcggtgaagactGTGCATTTCATGccatagagatagtgcctccagatctt
This window encodes:
- the LOC128127970 gene encoding ISWI chromatin-remodeling complex ATPase ISW1-like, whose translation is MHFISNALLSAKNEEEEKGRMNTILKKVWSNPGVGNILIGFSLWRACCCNLSLSYKTHTRTSDCPKSLKFSFLERLVHAAHCLHQSTSKVHNGSKSHEVAKARDVGINSIVLYPKVPDALKTPTREESYNDSGLIPRTIRLLKDKYPDLIIYTDVVLDPYSSYGHDGIVREDGVIMNDKNVHQLCKQAISQYRFNQVYILLTGGEDRDASIDAFNKILNPQVDLQAHDCAHRIGQKKEVQVFRLCAEVPYSCFPFHLIDKEKVIERAYKKLELDALVILQGPINKDELLQMVRFGAEMVFSLKDSTIIDEDIDRIITKGEEATVELDAKMKKFTEDAIKFKMDDSMYI